From the Luteimonas galliterrae genome, one window contains:
- a CDS encoding cytochrome c oxidase assembly factor Coa1 family protein: MAVTAQPKRRDNPWVLIATIAACVLIIATAIWTFAGFMLDVLRGTEPYLHGMSAMRSNAQVVEALGAPIEAGRFFEGNISVSGHRGDARYAVPIHGPKSTATLHIAAHSENGVWAYPTLEVNVADGRVIDLAPAQP; this comes from the coding sequence ATGGCCGTCACCGCCCAACCGAAAAGGCGCGACAATCCTTGGGTACTGATCGCGACCATCGCGGCGTGCGTGCTCATCATCGCGACGGCGATCTGGACTTTCGCGGGCTTCATGTTGGATGTGTTGCGAGGCACCGAGCCCTACCTGCACGGGATGTCCGCGATGCGATCCAACGCGCAAGTCGTCGAGGCGTTGGGCGCACCGATCGAAGCCGGCCGCTTTTTCGAAGGCAATATCTCCGTATCCGGTCATCGCGGCGATGCGCGCTATGCGGTGCCGATCCATGGCCCCAAATCCACTGCAACGCTGCATATCGCTGCGCATAGCGAAAATGGAGTCTGGGCGTACCCGACCCTGGAAGTAAACGTGGCGGACGGACGCGTCATCGACCTGGCGCCGGCGCAGCCATGA
- a CDS encoding NAD-dependent epimerase/dehydratase family protein, with translation MSGRILVTGSAGHLGEALMRTLRAAAHDVVGLDIAASPYTDAVGSVADRDFVERCMRGVQAVLHTATLHKPHVATHTRQDFVDTNITGTLNLLEAAAANGVGAFVYTSTTSAFGDALTPPEGEPAAWITEDVVPVAKNIYGATKTAAEDMCRLFHRKQRLPCVVLRTSRFFPEPDDNPALRSAYADGNIKANEFLYRRVDVQDIVDAHLLAIARAPEIGFGRYIVSATAPFQLEDRAELRSDAPAVVARRVPGYEAEYARRGWRMFPSIERVYVNAAARQALGWRPRYDFAYVLERLRTGEDPRSPLAQAIGIKGYHGPSFEDGLYPVE, from the coding sequence ATGAGCGGGCGCATCCTCGTCACCGGCAGCGCCGGCCATCTGGGCGAAGCGCTCATGCGCACGTTGCGCGCGGCGGCGCACGACGTCGTTGGGCTCGATATCGCCGCATCGCCCTATACCGATGCGGTCGGTTCGGTCGCGGACCGTGATTTCGTCGAGCGCTGCATGCGCGGCGTGCAGGCGGTACTGCACACCGCCACGCTGCACAAACCGCACGTGGCCACGCACACGCGCCAGGATTTCGTCGATACCAATATCACCGGCACGCTCAATCTGCTGGAAGCGGCCGCGGCCAACGGCGTCGGGGCTTTCGTCTACACCAGCACCACCAGCGCTTTCGGCGACGCGCTGACGCCGCCGGAAGGCGAACCCGCGGCCTGGATCACCGAAGACGTGGTCCCGGTGGCCAAGAACATCTACGGTGCGACCAAGACCGCGGCCGAAGACATGTGCCGGCTGTTCCACCGCAAGCAGAGACTGCCCTGTGTGGTGCTGCGCACGTCGCGCTTCTTTCCCGAGCCCGACGACAATCCGGCGCTGCGCTCGGCCTATGCCGACGGCAACATCAAGGCCAACGAGTTCCTGTACCGGCGCGTCGACGTACAGGACATCGTCGATGCGCACCTGCTGGCGATCGCGCGCGCGCCGGAGATCGGCTTCGGCCGCTACATCGTCAGCGCGACCGCGCCGTTCCAATTGGAAGACCGCGCCGAATTGCGCAGCGATGCGCCTGCGGTGGTCGCACGTCGCGTGCCCGGCTACGAGGCCGAATACGCGCGCCGCGGTTGGCGCATGTTCCCGAGCATCGAACGCGTCTACGTCAACGCCGCGGCGCGGCAGGCGCTCGGTTGGCGGCCGCGCTACGACTTCGCCTATGTGCTGGAACGGTTGCGTACCGGCGAAGACCCGCGCAGCCCGCTGGCGCAGGCGATCGGCATCAAGGGCTACCATGGCCCGTCGTTCGAGGACGGGCTGTATCCGGTGGAGTAA
- a CDS encoding TonB-dependent receptor, with translation MSVPRRLSSRSAQLRPLAIAIAMLLPAAPVLAQDVAADQAAAQKEAITLDTVQVTAQRRVENAKDVPVSLTAVDGEKLNVLASGGEDVRFLSGRVPSLNIESSFGRAFPRFYIRGLGNTDFDLNASQPVSLIYDDVVQENPILKGFPVFDLDQVEVLRGPQGTLFGRNTPAGVVKFESRKPSQETDGYAQVSVGSNEAINVEGAFGGPLSQHWSARASMLYQKRDGWVDNTFAAGPERDLEGFEEMAARLQLLYESGDGFEALFNVHARDLGGTARLFRANIFQKGSNDFVPGFDRDKVTIDGTNFQKLESQGASARLSWDLGRTTLYSITGYESVDTLSRGDIDGGFGDRFNPPSGPGTIAFSAESADGLPDHSQFSQEFRIESNEWGRFDWQAGLFYFDEDITVDSFNYDSLHGGVQNGHAVQEQRNKAWAVFGSGEFDVTDKFKLRGGLRYTQDKKDFSASVLQSAPFGTPVSGPFPVTTDANDVSWDLSGTYAINSDVNFYARVAKGFRAPSIQARLLFSPTPSIADSEEVISYEAGIKADLWNKRARMGFSVFRYDVKDQQLVAVGGGNNSAILLNADKSLGQGFEFDLEAYLTPDLLVTFGSSYNDTEINDASLAVGVCGGTFGATPHCTVTDPTQLLPNGTTVAFIDGNPLPQAPKWIHNLTARWGIPVGEGEFFVYTDWAYRSEINFFLYEAREFTGKSLVEGGLRLGYNWDAGNYEVALFGRNITDTERAVGGIDFNNLTGFINEPRNWGLEFTAKF, from the coding sequence ATGTCCGTGCCACGCCGCTTGTCGTCGCGCTCCGCCCAGTTGCGCCCGCTCGCGATCGCCATCGCGATGCTCCTGCCCGCCGCGCCCGTGTTGGCGCAGGATGTCGCAGCGGACCAGGCCGCTGCGCAGAAGGAAGCCATCACCCTCGATACCGTCCAGGTGACGGCGCAGCGCCGCGTCGAGAACGCGAAAGACGTGCCGGTGTCGCTGACCGCGGTCGACGGCGAAAAACTCAACGTGCTCGCCTCCGGCGGCGAAGACGTGCGCTTCCTGTCCGGCCGCGTGCCGTCGCTCAACATCGAATCCTCGTTCGGCCGCGCCTTCCCGCGCTTCTACATCCGCGGCCTGGGCAACACCGACTTCGATCTCAACGCATCGCAGCCCGTGTCGCTGATCTACGACGACGTGGTGCAGGAAAACCCGATCCTGAAGGGCTTCCCGGTGTTCGACCTGGACCAGGTCGAAGTGCTGCGCGGCCCGCAGGGCACGCTGTTCGGCCGCAATACGCCGGCCGGCGTGGTCAAGTTCGAATCGCGCAAGCCCAGCCAGGAAACCGATGGCTATGCGCAGGTGTCGGTCGGCAGCAACGAAGCGATCAACGTCGAAGGCGCCTTCGGCGGGCCGCTGAGCCAGCACTGGTCGGCGCGCGCGTCGATGCTGTACCAGAAGCGCGACGGCTGGGTCGACAATACCTTCGCCGCGGGCCCGGAAAGGGATCTGGAAGGCTTCGAGGAGATGGCCGCGCGCCTACAGCTGTTGTACGAAAGCGGCGACGGCTTCGAGGCGCTGTTCAACGTCCACGCACGCGACCTGGGCGGCACCGCGCGCCTGTTCCGCGCCAACATCTTCCAGAAGGGCAGCAACGATTTCGTGCCCGGCTTCGACCGCGACAAGGTCACGATCGACGGCACCAACTTCCAGAAGCTGGAATCGCAGGGCGCCAGCGCGCGCCTGTCGTGGGATCTGGGCCGCACCACGCTGTACTCGATCACCGGCTATGAAAGCGTCGATACGCTCAGCCGCGGCGACATCGACGGCGGTTTCGGCGACCGCTTCAACCCGCCGTCCGGCCCGGGAACGATCGCGTTCTCGGCGGAATCGGCCGACGGCCTGCCCGACCATTCCCAGTTCAGCCAGGAATTCCGCATCGAATCCAACGAATGGGGCCGCTTCGACTGGCAGGCGGGCCTGTTCTATTTCGACGAAGACATCACCGTCGACAGCTTCAACTACGATTCCTTGCATGGCGGCGTGCAGAACGGCCACGCAGTGCAGGAACAGCGCAACAAGGCTTGGGCGGTGTTCGGCTCCGGCGAATTCGACGTCACCGACAAGTTCAAGCTGCGCGGCGGCCTGCGCTATACGCAAGACAAGAAGGACTTCAGCGCCAGCGTGCTGCAGTCCGCGCCGTTCGGCACGCCGGTGTCGGGTCCGTTCCCGGTCACTACCGACGCCAACGACGTCAGCTGGGATCTGAGCGGCACCTACGCGATCAACTCCGACGTCAATTTCTACGCGCGCGTGGCCAAGGGCTTCCGTGCGCCGTCGATCCAGGCGCGCCTGCTGTTTTCGCCAACGCCGTCGATCGCCGATTCGGAAGAAGTGATTTCCTACGAAGCCGGCATCAAGGCCGACTTGTGGAACAAGCGCGCGCGCATGGGCTTCAGCGTGTTCCGCTACGACGTCAAGGACCAGCAGCTGGTCGCGGTCGGCGGCGGCAACAACTCGGCGATCCTGCTCAATGCCGACAAGAGCCTGGGCCAGGGCTTCGAGTTCGACCTCGAAGCGTATCTGACGCCGGATTTGCTGGTGACGTTCGGCAGCAGCTACAACGACACCGAGATCAACGACGCATCGCTGGCGGTCGGGGTCTGCGGCGGCACATTCGGCGCCACGCCGCACTGCACGGTCACCGACCCGACCCAGCTGCTGCCGAACGGCACCACCGTGGCCTTCATCGACGGCAACCCGCTGCCGCAGGCGCCCAAGTGGATCCACAACCTGACCGCGCGCTGGGGCATTCCGGTGGGCGAGGGCGAATTCTTCGTCTACACCGACTGGGCCTACCGCAGCGAAATCAATTTCTTCCTGTACGAAGCTCGCGAATTCACCGGCAAATCGCTGGTCGAAGGCGGCCTGCGCCTGGGCTACAACTGGGACGCCGGCAACTACGAAGTGGCGCTGTTCGGCCGCAACATCACCGACACCGAGCGTGCGGTCGGCGGCATCGACTTCAACAACCTGACCGGCTTCATCAACGAGCCGCGCAACTGGGGTTTGGAGTTCACCGCCAAGTTCTGA
- a CDS encoding alpha/beta fold hydrolase codes for MRTLPCCSLLVLALAACTQPATAPSPPAAASAAAPIAALAAGERRIKMSDGAEIYLKVAGKGPVCMLVHGGPGQGSLSTEKMGADKLEDFLTMVWLDQRGSGKSPDAQDYRLERVVQDFDEVRRALGADKMCLIAHSFGGILAVEYAKRYPQHVSELVLANSTLHFLGPENSRMQIAFVNRLLGRTVVAVADDANEAALAEGRERARAALMKSGKGYRFLTENTDSIRVMSEIDGGYERSRGFGNAIFEQRGAYPEYWIDYAPVSARIRSPVLVITSSKDYAVGPDEYKRFRFAHQKTVTLDGGHISYYENNAEFVAAIREFMAGRR; via the coding sequence ATGCGCACCCTGCCCTGCTGCAGCCTGCTCGTCCTGGCCCTGGCCGCCTGCACGCAGCCTGCGACGGCGCCTTCGCCTCCGGCCGCCGCTTCCGCGGCGGCCCCTATCGCCGCGCTCGCGGCCGGCGAGCGGCGCATCAAGATGTCCGACGGCGCCGAGATCTATCTCAAGGTCGCCGGCAAGGGCCCGGTCTGCATGCTCGTGCATGGCGGGCCGGGCCAGGGATCGCTGTCGACCGAGAAGATGGGCGCCGACAAGCTCGAAGACTTCCTGACGATGGTGTGGCTGGACCAGCGCGGTTCGGGCAAGTCGCCGGATGCGCAGGATTACCGTCTCGAACGCGTCGTGCAGGACTTCGACGAAGTCCGCCGGGCGCTGGGCGCGGACAAGATGTGCCTGATCGCGCATTCGTTCGGCGGCATCCTGGCGGTGGAATACGCCAAGCGTTATCCGCAGCACGTGTCGGAACTGGTCCTGGCCAACAGCACCCTGCATTTCCTCGGCCCGGAGAATTCGCGCATGCAGATCGCTTTCGTCAACCGGCTGCTCGGCAGGACTGTCGTTGCGGTCGCCGACGATGCGAACGAAGCCGCGCTGGCCGAAGGCCGCGAGCGGGCGCGCGCGGCGCTGATGAAGAGCGGCAAGGGTTATCGTTTCCTCACCGAGAACACGGACAGCATTCGCGTGATGAGCGAGATCGACGGCGGTTACGAGCGCTCCCGAGGTTTCGGCAACGCGATTTTCGAACAGCGGGGGGCTTATCCCGAGTATTGGATCGACTATGCTCCCGTCAGCGCGCGGATTCGATCGCCGGTGCTCGTCATCACCAGCAGCAAGGACTACGCAGTGGGTCCGGACGAGTACAAGCGCTTCCGTTTCGCCCACCAGAAGACGGTGACGCTGGACGGCGGCCACATTTCGTATTACGAGAACAACGCCGAATTCGTTGCCGCCATTCGCGAATTCATGGCTGGACGGCGATAA
- a CDS encoding DUF2167 domain-containing protein encodes MWARGLLVGLLAVTTGAYAQDNADAAAQAKQFVESLHFRSGEIAVPEAQAHFRLGGEFRYLEKADARRVLEQFWGNPPDDSVLGMVVPTATPLDSDESWAVVVTYSDEGYVSDEDAAKTDYDALLKELKEGTEQENAERKKAGYEEIRLVGWAVPPRYDGDSKKLYWAKELDFEGSPQHTLNYDIRVLGRRGYLSLNAVSGMSELETVRAGMQQLLPMTEFDSGARYADYNADTDKLAGYGIAALIGGGIAAKAGLFAKIGALLLGLKKLLIPLVLVLLAFGKKILGFFGRDKQDKA; translated from the coding sequence ATGTGGGCAAGGGGATTGCTGGTCGGCTTGCTGGCCGTGACCACGGGGGCGTACGCGCAGGACAATGCCGATGCGGCCGCTCAGGCGAAACAGTTCGTCGAGTCGCTGCATTTCCGCAGCGGCGAGATCGCGGTGCCCGAAGCGCAGGCGCATTTCCGTCTGGGCGGCGAGTTCCGCTATCTCGAGAAAGCCGATGCGCGGCGCGTGCTGGAACAGTTCTGGGGCAATCCGCCCGACGACAGCGTGCTCGGCATGGTCGTGCCGACCGCCACGCCGTTGGATAGCGACGAATCGTGGGCGGTGGTGGTCACCTATTCCGACGAGGGTTACGTCTCGGACGAGGACGCCGCCAAGACCGATTACGATGCGCTGCTGAAGGAGCTGAAGGAAGGCACCGAGCAGGAAAACGCCGAGCGCAAGAAAGCCGGCTACGAGGAAATCCGGCTGGTCGGCTGGGCGGTGCCGCCGCGCTACGACGGCGACAGCAAGAAACTGTACTGGGCCAAGGAACTCGATTTCGAAGGCAGCCCGCAGCACACGCTCAATTACGACATCCGCGTGCTCGGCCGGCGCGGCTATCTGAGCTTGAATGCGGTGTCGGGCATGTCCGAACTGGAAACGGTCCGCGCCGGCATGCAGCAACTGTTGCCGATGACCGAGTTCGACAGCGGCGCGCGCTACGCCGACTACAACGCAGACACCGACAAACTCGCCGGCTACGGCATCGCCGCGCTGATCGGCGGGGGCATCGCCGCCAAGGCCGGCCTGTTCGCCAAGATCGGCGCGCTGCTGCTCGGCCTCAAGAAGCTGCTGATCCCGTTGGTGCTGGTGTTGCTTGCGTTCGGCAAGAAGATCCTCGGATTCTTCGGCCGCGACAAGCAGGACAAGGCCTAA
- a CDS encoding ECF-type sigma factor — MGNEITELLVQARAGQPERLSAVFESLYPELRRLAASRLGAGEHTITPTVLVHELFLRASSGDPLSATDRKHFFVAAAQAMRWIVVDHARRRGADKRGGGQVAVTLDEALVGADAADTTMLALHDGLEALAQVNEQQRQVVELHYFAGLKFAEIAELLDCSERTVHREWERARAFLHAWLSDP, encoded by the coding sequence ATGGGGAATGAAATCACCGAGCTGCTGGTGCAAGCGCGTGCCGGCCAGCCGGAGCGGCTTTCGGCCGTGTTCGAATCCCTTTATCCCGAGCTGCGCCGCCTGGCGGCGTCGCGGCTGGGCGCCGGCGAACATACGATCACGCCGACCGTGCTCGTCCACGAATTGTTCCTGCGCGCCAGCAGCGGCGATCCGCTGTCGGCGACCGACCGCAAGCATTTCTTCGTCGCCGCCGCGCAGGCGATGCGTTGGATCGTGGTCGACCATGCGCGCCGGCGCGGCGCCGACAAACGCGGCGGCGGCCAGGTCGCGGTCACGCTGGACGAGGCCCTGGTCGGCGCCGATGCCGCGGACACGACCATGCTGGCCCTGCACGACGGGCTCGAAGCGCTGGCGCAGGTCAACGAACAGCAGCGCCAGGTCGTCGAGCTGCATTACTTCGCAGGTCTCAAATTCGCCGAGATTGCCGAACTGCTGGACTGCTCGGAACGCACGGTGCATCGCGAATGGGAGCGCGCGCGCGCTTTCCTGCACGCCTGGCTGAGCGACCCCTGA
- a CDS encoding serine/threonine-protein kinase has protein sequence MDAGERETWRRADRVLDGLLDLPAAERLAQLESMDLSPALRDRVRRLLSAHERSAGPLDRTFAAGIAIEPQALSGRRLGRWRLDGELGRGGMAVVYRAQAMEGATGQIAAVKVLTLGALAEVGRERFLREQRALLRLRHPYIVPLYDAGVAEDGTPWLAMALVEGERIDQWCGRRGLDAQARIGLALQVGEALSYAHRNLVIHRDMKPSNVLVDEDGHVRLLDFGIARLADDAETEATATGLRALTPEYAAPEQFAGAPPSTAMDVYGLGALLYRLLTGRAPRPQGQRNANTQTLAPSRAARQDPALAPAARRETAKILRGDLDAILMKALAQEPERRYASIEAMTDDLRRWQFRRPVRARAPSAGYRLRKFAARHRLAVAAGAVVAALLGTGVAGVLWQAGRARAAAEESQAQLDYLGSVLDVLAPGTEAMKQPDKRQLIAEVARRARSELAQRPPLLATVELSLGGVAERVGDYAQASDLYRAALQRRRSLFAERSAEVAEARMHWGDALALRDPPDIAAAERELRAAVGVLRAERPGSALLVQALTAWAGKLGDNDRYRQANSVAAEAAALCERPALRDAQSCDQAWLVQGLLAHRAGRPVDAAAPLERLLALRQRRRGEHHADTLFVAGELGKVYARSGQRERGLALLEQVYAQQQRIYHRPTKESLSTLQSLSEVLADMSRFDRALALRQRYLQQARALYGENNGDVAVGYANLGSLYFADGRYAEAADAYRRAQDLYSRLYSPQHAGAMISQGNYADALREQGRAREALPLQQGAAAAMAQLFGEDSTRHAARLSNLARTELLLGDVAAALDHYDRSLAIYRSRQAPGEHSAAVVRAYRSQALLAAARIDEARSEADAALRDIEKLLGREHRYYWESLAFAANAACAEAGDDCAALQRAIAEQLQRQDVPGGARSKLEQAQQAMAIQEAARVSRR, from the coding sequence ATGGACGCCGGCGAGCGCGAAACCTGGCGCCGGGCCGATCGCGTCCTCGACGGCCTGCTCGATCTGCCGGCCGCAGAGCGCCTTGCGCAACTCGAAAGCATGGACCTGTCGCCTGCGTTGCGCGACCGCGTGCGCCGCCTGCTGTCGGCCCACGAACGCAGCGCCGGTCCGCTGGACCGCACGTTCGCTGCCGGCATCGCGATCGAACCGCAGGCGCTGTCCGGTCGCCGGCTGGGCCGCTGGCGGCTCGACGGCGAACTGGGCCGCGGCGGCATGGCCGTGGTCTACCGGGCGCAGGCGATGGAAGGCGCCACCGGGCAGATCGCCGCGGTCAAGGTGCTCACGCTCGGCGCGCTGGCCGAGGTCGGCCGCGAACGTTTTCTGCGCGAGCAGCGTGCGCTGCTGCGCTTGCGCCATCCCTACATCGTGCCGCTATACGACGCCGGCGTCGCCGAAGACGGCACGCCTTGGCTGGCGATGGCGCTGGTCGAAGGCGAGCGCATCGACCAATGGTGCGGGCGTCGCGGACTCGATGCCCAGGCCCGCATCGGCTTGGCCCTGCAGGTCGGCGAAGCGCTCAGCTATGCGCACCGCAATCTGGTCATCCATCGCGACATGAAGCCGTCCAACGTGCTGGTCGATGAGGACGGCCACGTGCGGCTGCTGGATTTCGGCATCGCCCGGCTGGCGGACGACGCGGAAACCGAAGCCACGGCGACCGGCCTGCGCGCGTTGACGCCCGAATACGCCGCGCCCGAACAATTCGCCGGCGCGCCGCCCAGCACGGCCATGGACGTCTACGGCCTGGGCGCCCTGCTGTACCGCCTGCTGACCGGACGCGCACCGCGGCCGCAAGGGCAGCGCAACGCAAACACGCAGACGTTGGCGCCGTCTCGCGCTGCGCGGCAAGATCCGGCGCTCGCGCCTGCCGCCAGACGCGAAACCGCCAAGATCCTGCGCGGCGACCTCGATGCGATCCTGATGAAAGCCCTGGCGCAGGAACCCGAACGCCGCTACGCCAGCATCGAAGCGATGACCGACGACTTGCGGCGCTGGCAATTTCGCCGGCCGGTCCGCGCCCGCGCGCCTAGCGCCGGCTACCGGCTGCGCAAATTCGCCGCACGCCATCGCCTGGCCGTGGCAGCAGGCGCGGTGGTGGCGGCATTGCTCGGCACCGGCGTGGCCGGCGTGCTGTGGCAAGCGGGCCGCGCCCGCGCCGCCGCCGAGGAATCGCAGGCGCAGCTGGATTATCTGGGCAGCGTGCTCGACGTGCTCGCGCCGGGCACCGAAGCCATGAAGCAGCCCGACAAGCGCCAGCTGATCGCCGAAGTCGCGCGCCGCGCGCGCAGCGAACTGGCGCAGCGGCCGCCGCTGCTGGCGACGGTGGAACTCAGCCTGGGCGGCGTCGCCGAGCGCGTCGGCGATTATGCGCAGGCTTCGGACCTGTACCGCGCCGCGCTGCAGCGCCGCCGCAGCTTGTTCGCCGAACGCAGCGCCGAAGTGGCCGAAGCGCGCATGCACTGGGGCGATGCGCTTGCGCTGCGCGATCCGCCGGACATCGCCGCGGCCGAGCGCGAGTTGCGCGCGGCGGTCGGCGTACTGCGCGCCGAGCGGCCCGGATCGGCGTTGCTGGTTCAAGCGCTGACCGCCTGGGCCGGCAAGCTCGGCGACAACGACCGTTATCGGCAAGCCAACTCGGTTGCCGCCGAGGCGGCCGCGCTTTGCGAACGCCCGGCGCTGCGCGATGCGCAAAGCTGCGATCAGGCCTGGCTGGTGCAAGGCTTGCTCGCGCACCGCGCGGGCCGCCCGGTCGATGCGGCAGCGCCGCTGGAGCGGCTGTTGGCTTTGCGCCAGCGCCGCCGCGGCGAGCACCACGCCGACACGCTGTTCGTCGCCGGCGAACTGGGCAAGGTCTACGCCCGCAGCGGACAGCGCGAACGCGGTCTGGCGCTGCTCGAACAGGTGTACGCGCAACAACAGCGCATCTACCATCGCCCCACCAAGGAAAGCCTGAGCACGCTGCAATCCCTGTCCGAAGTGCTGGCCGACATGAGCCGCTTCGACCGCGCGCTGGCGTTGCGGCAGCGCTATCTGCAACAGGCGCGCGCCCTTTACGGCGAAAACAACGGCGACGTCGCCGTCGGCTACGCCAACCTGGGCTCGCTGTATTTCGCCGACGGCCGCTATGCCGAAGCGGCCGACGCCTATCGCCGCGCGCAGGATCTCTATAGCCGGCTCTACAGCCCGCAGCATGCCGGCGCGATGATCAGCCAGGGCAACTACGCCGACGCGCTGCGCGAGCAAGGCCGCGCGCGCGAAGCCCTGCCGTTGCAACAAGGTGCGGCGGCGGCGATGGCGCAATTGTTCGGCGAGGACTCCACGCGCCATGCCGCGAGGCTGAGCAACCTGGCGCGCACCGAATTGCTGCTCGGCGACGTCGCCGCGGCGCTGGACCACTACGACCGCAGCCTGGCCATCTACCGCAGCAGGCAGGCGCCCGGCGAGCATTCCGCCGCGGTGGTGCGCGCGTACCGCAGCCAGGCCTTGCTGGCCGCCGCGCGTATCGACGAAGCCCGATCGGAAGCGGACGCGGCATTGCGCGATATCGAAAAACTGCTCGGCCGCGAGCATCGCTATTACTGGGAGAGCCTGGCGTTCGCCGCTAACGCGGCCTGCGCCGAAGCGGGCGACGATTGCGCGGCATTACAGCGGGCGATCGCCGAACAACTGCAGCGCCAGGACGTACCCGGCGGCGCCCGCAGCAAGCTCGAACAGGCGCAGCAGGCCATGGCGATCCAGGAAGCGGCGCGCGTCAGCCGCCGATAA
- a CDS encoding YadA family autotransporter adhesin: protein MGIYGVRRRLAAATIIALGLTTGAAWAGETCELSSGGAGGAVADADIEALACGQGAQAAANATSIGAGSIATGFAGTAVGHASEATAQGATAVGTSAEAAGFTSSAFGVGSAASAAGNTAVGSYSLATGTGSVAIGGWVDVDLDSTVEGGERTTASGWDATAVGNRASAAGVDSTALGARSSALGSYSTANGVGSAAGGLRSTALGHGSTASGDLSIASGANSQATQEASSAFGAQSASTGIGGTALGFASQSSGFHSLASGGYAVASGDSSTSIGFQSQATGAAANALGVFANASGQSSTAIGTSSQASNRETVALGNSSVASGAGATSLGYAGTAGGDNATAVGYFSGAAGSQSVALGAISSATANGAMALGGVSTASAEGSVALGHGSVADRVNTVSVGNAGSERQIANVAAGTASTDAVNVSQMEAGDAGTLSAANAYTDSRIDAIAGFDPAAFDERFNQMDGRLNQMDERLRHMDDRIDRAGALGAAMIGMAASAAAVEAGQTRVGIAAGTYGGKQALSVGVQRRLGARAAMTLGGAFSGSERSATVGVGFGF from the coding sequence ATGGGGATTTACGGGGTGCGCCGTCGGCTGGCGGCGGCAACGATCATCGCGCTGGGGCTGACGACCGGCGCTGCATGGGCGGGCGAAACCTGCGAACTCAGCAGCGGCGGCGCAGGCGGTGCGGTCGCCGATGCCGATATCGAAGCGTTGGCTTGCGGCCAGGGCGCGCAGGCGGCGGCCAATGCCACGTCTATCGGCGCCGGCAGCATCGCCACAGGGTTCGCCGGCACCGCGGTCGGGCATGCCAGTGAAGCGACCGCGCAAGGCGCGACCGCCGTCGGCACCAGCGCGGAAGCGGCAGGATTCACGAGTTCGGCGTTCGGCGTGGGATCGGCGGCGAGCGCAGCCGGAAATACCGCCGTCGGCAGCTATTCCCTGGCGACCGGCACCGGTAGCGTCGCCATTGGCGGCTGGGTGGATGTCGATTTGGACAGCACCGTCGAGGGCGGCGAGCGGACGACGGCTTCCGGCTGGGATGCCACGGCGGTCGGCAACCGCGCCAGCGCCGCCGGCGTCGACAGCACGGCGCTCGGCGCGCGCAGCAGCGCGCTCGGCAGCTACAGCACGGCCAATGGCGTCGGCAGCGCCGCCGGCGGCCTGCGCAGCACCGCCCTCGGCCACGGCAGCACCGCCAGCGGCGACCTGAGCATCGCCAGCGGCGCCAACAGCCAGGCCACGCAGGAAGCCAGCAGCGCCTTCGGCGCGCAGAGCGCGTCCACCGGCATCGGCGGCACCGCGCTCGGTTTCGCCAGCCAAAGCAGCGGCTTCCATTCGCTCGCCAGCGGCGGCTATGCGGTCGCCAGCGGCGACTCCAGTACCTCGATCGGTTTTCAAAGCCAGGCCACGGGCGCCGCCGCGAACGCATTGGGCGTCTTCGCCAATGCCAGCGGGCAATCCAGCACCGCGATCGGCACCAGCAGCCAGGCCAGCAATCGGGAAACGGTCGCGCTCGGCAACAGCAGCGTCGCCAGCGGCGCGGGCGCGACGTCGCTGGGGTATGCGGGCACGGCAGGCGGCGACAACGCGACCGCTGTGGGCTACTTCAGCGGCGCCGCCGGCAGCCAGTCGGTCGCGTTGGGAGCGATCAGCAGCGCGACGGCGAACGGCGCGATGGCGTTGGGCGGCGTCAGCACGGCCTCGGCCGAAGGCAGCGTCGCATTGGGCCACGGCTCGGTCGCCGACCGGGTGAATACCGTGTCGGTCGGCAACGCCGGCAGCGAGCGGCAGATCGCCAACGTCGCCGCCGGCACCGCATCGACCGATGCGGTCAACGTGAGCCAGATGGAGGCCGGCGATGCCGGCACGCTGTCGGCCGCCAACGCCTACACCGACAGCCGCATCGACGCGATCGCCGGCTTCGATCCGGCCGCCTTCGACGAGCGCTTCAACCAAATGGACGGCCGCCTGAACCAAATGGACGAGCGGCTGCGCCACATGGACGACCGCATCGATCGCGCCGGCGCGTTGGGCGCAGCGATGATCGGCATGGCCGCCAGCGCCGCCGCAGTCGAGGCCGGGCAAACGCGCGTCGGCATCGCCGCCGGCACTTACGGCGGCAAGCAGGCCTTGTCGGTCGGCGTGCAGCGCCGCCTGGGGGCGCGAGCGGCGATGACCTTGGGCGGGGCGTTCAGCGGTTCGGAGCGCTCGGCCACGGTCGGCGTGGGCTTCGGTTTCTAG